Proteins from a genomic interval of Sulfurimonas sp.:
- a CDS encoding N-acetylmuramoyl-L-alanine amidase encodes MARFFLLLLLLIFAVSLEAISNSEILKRADSFMVSGDQSNQIRAYDDYKNLYLRAITENDSNLKLQSLKGIVKSGTVLNIDVSKYSKELQGLSSSANSYHPPEPKPMKETKNIKNMHVDPLHKLESVRWDENRLFLTFDREINDRQVTYLTNHDKAKKRYRYIFDIKTSMLIKAQNINKAQIDMIKLSQYDPESLRLVIENGSDIKISHNIDSRTLEINFQLEPQKIPEVITNIQPSKKGKERVIVIDAGHGGEDPGAIGYKSYKEKSVVFDISKELEKNLKSRGYKVYMTRNSDKFVKLSDRTKFANEKGASIFVSVHANAVANGNANSAHGIECYFLSPSRSDRAKNVAAQENSADMSDMNMYGKDSYLNLLNHHNILASNKLAIDLQRGMLGAVSKKYKNVNDNGVKEGPFWVLVGAQMPSVLVEVGFLSHPEEGTRLASDDYRKLLAKGLAEGIERYFANCK; translated from the coding sequence ATGGCTCGTTTTTTTTTATTACTTTTACTCTTAATTTTTGCCGTTTCGCTAGAAGCTATAAGCAACAGTGAGATTTTAAAACGAGCCGACTCTTTTATGGTCTCAGGAGATCAGAGCAATCAAATTCGTGCTTATGATGACTATAAAAATCTCTACCTTCGTGCTATAACGGAAAATGACTCTAACTTAAAACTTCAATCCTTAAAAGGCATAGTAAAAAGCGGTACCGTGCTAAATATAGATGTCTCTAAATATTCAAAAGAGCTTCAAGGGTTATCTTCTTCAGCAAACAGCTATCATCCACCTGAACCTAAACCTATGAAAGAAACCAAAAACATCAAAAATATGCATGTAGATCCTTTGCACAAGTTAGAATCGGTTCGATGGGATGAAAATAGGCTTTTTTTAACATTTGACAGAGAGATAAATGACAGACAGGTTACTTATCTTACTAATCATGATAAGGCTAAAAAAAGATATAGATATATTTTTGATATTAAAACATCAATGTTGATAAAGGCTCAAAATATTAATAAAGCTCAAATTGATATGATAAAATTGTCTCAATATGATCCGGAAAGCCTAAGATTGGTGATTGAGAATGGTTCGGATATTAAAATTAGCCATAATATTGATTCAAGAACGCTTGAGATAAATTTTCAGTTGGAACCTCAAAAAATCCCGGAAGTTATTACTAATATTCAACCAAGCAAAAAAGGCAAAGAGAGAGTTATAGTTATAGATGCCGGACACGGCGGCGAAGACCCCGGTGCAATCGGATACAAAAGTTATAAAGAAAAATCAGTTGTATTTGATATATCAAAAGAGTTGGAAAAAAATTTAAAATCTCGCGGTTACAAAGTTTATATGACAAGAAATAGCGACAAATTTGTAAAATTAAGTGATAGAACGAAGTTTGCAAATGAAAAAGGTGCAAGTATATTTGTTAGTGTTCATGCCAATGCGGTCGCAAACGGGAATGCAAACAGTGCTCACGGAATAGAGTGCTATTTTTTATCTCCGTCTCGTTCGGATAGAGCAAAAAATGTTGCCGCGCAAGAGAACTCGGCGGATATGAGCGATATGAATATGTACGGAAAAGACAGCTATCTTAATCTGCTAAATCATCACAATATACTGGCGTCAAATAAATTGGCAATAGATTTGCAAAGAGGGATGCTGGGAGCGGTAAGCAAAAAATATAAAAATGTCAACGATAACGGAGTCAAAGAGGGACCTTTTTGGGTTTTAGTCGGTGCCCAGATGCCGTCTGTTTTAGTTGAAGTCGGTTTTTTATCTCACCCGGAAGAAGGCACAAGGCTTGCGAGTGACGATTATAGAAAATTATTGGCAAAAGGGTTGGCTGAGGGAATTGAGAGATATTTTGCCAACTGCAAATAA
- a CDS encoding nitronate monooxygenase family protein has product MSFKSLKIGKYIIEKPIVQGGMGVGISWDQLAGNVSKEGGLGVISAVGTGYYKNKHYAAKLVAGRPLDTLGFYSKEGFDAIIKSARAICGDKPLAANILYAINDYERVVKDACESGIDIIITGAGLPTNMPEFTEGYPNVALVPIVSSAKALKIICKRWQKRYNRLPDAVVLEGPKSGGHQGFTYEQCSMEENQLENLVKPVVEEAALWGDIPVIAAGGIWDKNDIEQMFSLGAQGVQMGTRFIATHECDAHQNFKDILLKCKKEDIQLFSSPVGYPAQGIRTNLTRLVENREGPAIKCISNCVAPCNRGEEAKEVGYCIADRLSDAYEGNTETGLFFSGTNGYRVDEIISVKELMNKLIQGE; this is encoded by the coding sequence ATGAGCTTCAAATCATTGAAAATCGGTAAATATATTATAGAAAAACCTATAGTTCAAGGCGGAATGGGTGTCGGTATAAGTTGGGATCAGCTAGCGGGCAATGTCTCAAAAGAGGGCGGTTTGGGCGTAATCAGTGCAGTCGGTACTGGTTATTATAAAAATAAACATTATGCCGCAAAACTAGTTGCAGGAAGACCGCTTGATACTCTTGGATTTTACTCAAAAGAGGGTTTTGACGCAATTATAAAGAGTGCTAGAGCCATATGCGGCGATAAACCGCTTGCCGCAAATATTTTATATGCTATAAATGATTATGAACGAGTCGTAAAAGATGCATGCGAGAGCGGGATAGACATCATCATTACAGGTGCAGGGCTTCCTACAAATATGCCGGAGTTTACGGAGGGGTATCCCAATGTAGCACTTGTTCCTATCGTCTCATCTGCAAAAGCGCTTAAAATCATCTGTAAAAGATGGCAGAAAAGATATAACAGGCTTCCCGATGCAGTGGTTCTTGAGGGTCCAAAAAGCGGAGGGCATCAAGGTTTTACATATGAGCAGTGTTCAATGGAAGAGAACCAATTGGAAAATTTGGTTAAACCCGTTGTTGAAGAAGCAGCTTTATGGGGGGATATTCCGGTAATTGCCGCAGGCGGTATTTGGGATAAAAACGATATTGAGCAGATGTTCTCTCTAGGTGCGCAGGGCGTGCAGATGGGAACCCGTTTTATAGCAACCCATGAGTGTGATGCGCATCAGAATTTTAAAGATATTCTGTTAAAGTGTAAAAAAGAGGACATTCAACTCTTCTCTTCTCCGGTCGGATACCCTGCTCAAGGGATAAGAACAAACCTGACAAGATTGGTAGAAAACAGAGAGGGACCTGCCATAAAATGTATCTCAAACTGTGTAGCTCCTTGTAACCGCGGCGAAGAGGCGAAAGAGGTCGGTTACTGTATAGCCGATAGACTCAGCGACGCATATGAGGGTAACACGGAGACTGGACTCTTTTTCTCAGGAACAAACGGATATCGAGTCGATGAGATAATTTCAGTAAAAGAGTTGATGAACAAACTTATTCAAGGTGAATAA
- the tyrS gene encoding tyrosine--tRNA ligase produces MMLQEALREIKRGSAEIIDGERIEKLLKAYFEEGKTYTVKAGFDPTAPDLHLGHTVLLQKLSTFQKYGATIQFLIGDFTAQIGDPTGKSVTRKTLSAIQIQENAKSYKEQVFKILDPSKTEVVFNSEWINLLGASGMLSLTTTFNVARMLERDDFDKRYKSGTSISISEFIYPLLQGYDSVHLKSDIEIGGTDQKFNLLMGRHLQRAYETGKEQSVLMMPILEGLDGVQKMSKSLNNYIGVADEPNDMFGKVLSVSDELMWRYYELLSTKTLGEIEALKEGVENGSLHPKSVKEDLALEITARFHSIEAAKSAKDEFDRVHSNNQIPTEIDEFSCDGEIWIAKALVDCNLTPSTSQARRDIKQGAVKINQEKVSDEQLQLVSGEYILQVGKRKFAKLKVN; encoded by the coding sequence ATTATGTTACAAGAAGCTCTAAGAGAGATAAAAAGAGGCAGTGCCGAAATAATAGACGGCGAGAGAATTGAAAAATTATTAAAAGCATATTTTGAAGAAGGTAAAACATATACCGTAAAAGCCGGTTTTGATCCGACTGCGCCTGATTTGCATTTGGGACATACCGTACTGTTGCAAAAACTCTCTACTTTTCAAAAATACGGTGCGACTATTCAGTTTCTAATCGGTGATTTTACGGCTCAAATCGGAGATCCGACAGGAAAGAGTGTGACTAGAAAAACTCTTAGTGCTATTCAAATTCAGGAAAATGCAAAAAGCTATAAAGAGCAGGTTTTTAAGATTTTAGATCCGTCAAAAACCGAAGTTGTTTTTAACTCGGAGTGGATAAATCTGCTTGGAGCTTCAGGCATGCTGTCTCTGACTACGACATTTAATGTTGCAAGAATGCTCGAGAGAGATGATTTTGACAAAAGATACAAAAGCGGAACATCTATCTCAATCAGCGAATTTATCTATCCGCTGCTTCAAGGTTATGACAGCGTACACTTAAAAAGCGATATTGAGATAGGCGGAACTGATCAGAAGTTTAACCTTCTTATGGGGCGACATCTTCAAAGAGCTTATGAGACAGGAAAAGAGCAATCAGTTCTTATGATGCCTATTTTAGAGGGACTTGACGGCGTACAAAAGATGAGTAAATCTCTAAACAACTATATAGGCGTGGCAGATGAGCCAAATGATATGTTTGGGAAAGTACTAAGCGTTTCCGATGAGCTAATGTGGAGATACTATGAGCTGTTGAGTACAAAAACATTAGGCGAGATAGAAGCTTTAAAAGAGGGCGTAGAAAACGGTTCTCTGCACCCTAAGAGCGTTAAAGAGGATTTAGCTTTAGAGATAACTGCAAGATTTCACTCGATTGAGGCGGCAAAGAGTGCAAAAGATGAGTTTGACAGAGTACACTCAAACAATCAAATTCCGACGGAAATAGACGAATTTAGCTGTGACGGAGAGATTTGGATAGCAAAAGCTCTAGTGGATTGCAATTTAACGCCCTCAACTTCTCAAGCAAGAAGAGATATTAAGCAAGGTGCTGTTAAAATAAATCAAGAAAAAGTCAGCGACGAACAGTTACAATTGGTAAGTGGGGAGTATATACTTCAAGTCGGAAAAAGAAAATTTGCGAAACTAAAGGTGAACTAA
- a CDS encoding RelA/SpoT family protein: MSSSQMDIEKIKQIDDVDSAIAYLFAQIPPSDTLKKALEYSKTAHEKQFRKSGQPYIIHPILVAGIVSSIADDEAMAIAALLHDVVEDTQINIDEINRLFGEDVAHLVEGLTKIDSIRDVELIPSNSNERLVVSALSFRKMLLASIKDVRVLVVKLCDRFHNMLTLDALSAQKQERIAEETLVVYAPIAHRLGISFLKNILEDLSFSYLFKEEKRQIDSYLDIHYHAIEMKLEEFKEIINKVLVQNGFCEDDFEILSRVKHRYSIYLKMQRKGVGIEEVLDLLAVRILTDDAVKCYNILGLIHLHFKPLSSRFKDYIAVPKDNGYRTIHTTVFHNTAIFEVQIRTYDMHKTAELGVAAHWKYKSGGNDNIKLDWLHNLGYQNESVEEFYDLIKNDLYSEDISVFSPKGEAFTLPRGAVVLDFAYAVHTHVGNHAKSALVNKVKTSLINELHNGDIVRIEVDENSITRCSWIDAVKTSKAKTNMRYVCNARVREVDSKSSVNIVATAMNLSSSRVEEWFDKNGCDKRAAIATDIEHFREVIHKYIMDIGQNNRFKTFLSRHRFKLKLYNFKGLEIYSASSISDVVFDYCCHPKNGDEVMAFLEKGKAHVHHKMCKTAIKKLEAKEPMVFVRWEKINVFNYNMIVSLHSGVGTLAEFLNFLAKLKIDINQIELGKNKSESTRYCEIEFESKEADINSLRVKIEQKIKVIHLIRTDDAYR; encoded by the coding sequence TTGAGTTCGAGTCAAATGGATATCGAAAAAATAAAACAAATTGATGATGTTGACTCGGCAATTGCTTATCTTTTCGCACAGATTCCCCCAAGCGATACTTTAAAAAAAGCATTAGAATATTCCAAAACTGCACATGAAAAACAGTTTAGAAAAAGCGGACAGCCGTATATAATTCATCCGATTTTAGTAGCAGGTATCGTCTCATCTATCGCGGATGATGAAGCTATGGCGATAGCGGCGCTTCTTCATGATGTCGTAGAAGATACTCAAATAAATATTGATGAGATTAATAGGCTTTTTGGAGAAGATGTTGCACATCTTGTTGAGGGTCTTACAAAAATAGACAGCATAAGAGATGTTGAGCTGATTCCATCCAACTCAAATGAGCGTTTGGTAGTCTCTGCACTCTCTTTTCGTAAAATGCTTTTGGCAAGTATAAAAGATGTCAGGGTTTTGGTCGTAAAACTTTGTGATAGATTTCATAATATGCTTACTCTTGATGCTCTCTCTGCTCAAAAACAAGAAAGAATAGCTGAAGAGACACTTGTCGTTTACGCACCTATTGCACATCGTTTGGGTATCTCTTTTTTGAAAAATATATTAGAAGATTTGAGTTTCTCGTATCTTTTTAAAGAAGAAAAACGGCAAATAGACAGCTATCTTGATATACACTATCATGCGATTGAGATGAAGCTTGAAGAGTTTAAAGAGATAATAAATAAAGTATTGGTTCAAAACGGGTTTTGCGAAGATGATTTTGAAATACTGTCCCGTGTAAAACATAGATACTCTATCTATCTTAAAATGCAGAGAAAAGGGGTGGGTATAGAAGAGGTTTTAGATCTTCTGGCTGTTAGGATATTGACGGATGATGCCGTTAAATGTTACAATATTTTGGGACTTATCCATCTTCATTTTAAGCCTCTCTCCTCACGCTTTAAAGACTATATAGCGGTACCTAAAGATAACGGATACAGGACGATTCATACGACTGTTTTTCATAACACCGCTATTTTTGAAGTGCAAATCAGAACATACGATATGCACAAAACGGCAGAGCTAGGCGTTGCAGCGCACTGGAAGTATAAGAGCGGCGGAAATGACAACATTAAGTTGGATTGGCTGCATAATCTAGGCTACCAAAATGAATCCGTCGAAGAGTTTTACGATTTGATAAAAAATGATCTTTACAGTGAAGATATATCCGTATTTTCGCCAAAAGGCGAAGCTTTTACTCTTCCTCGCGGTGCGGTCGTACTTGATTTTGCTTACGCGGTACATACGCATGTAGGTAATCATGCAAAATCCGCTTTGGTAAATAAAGTAAAAACATCGCTTATAAACGAGCTTCATAACGGAGATATCGTAAGAATAGAAGTTGATGAAAACAGTATAACCAGATGCAGTTGGATTGATGCGGTCAAAACATCAAAAGCAAAAACAAATATGAGATATGTTTGTAACGCAAGGGTTAGAGAAGTAGACTCAAAATCAAGCGTAAATATTGTCGCAACGGCTATGAATCTAAGCAGTTCGAGAGTAGAAGAGTGGTTTGATAAAAACGGCTGTGATAAAAGAGCCGCCATCGCAACCGATATAGAACATTTTCGTGAAGTAATTCATAAATATATTATGGATATAGGTCAAAACAACCGCTTTAAAACATTTTTGTCCAGACATAGATTTAAACTAAAACTCTACAACTTTAAAGGATTGGAGATATATAGTGCATCCTCTATAAGCGATGTCGTGTTTGACTACTGTTGTCATCCGAAAAACGGTGATGAGGTGATGGCTTTTTTAGAAAAGGGCAAAGCACATGTACATCATAAAATGTGTAAAACCGCCATCAAGAAACTTGAAGCAAAAGAGCCTATGGTTTTTGTAAGATGGGAAAAAATAAATGTTTTCAACTACAATATGATAGTCTCGCTTCATAGCGGCGTCGGTACTTTGGCGGAGTTTTTAAATTTTTTGGCAAAGCTGAAAATTGACATTAACCAAATTGAACTGGGAAAAAACAAAAGCGAGTCTACAAGATATTGCGAGATAGAGTTTGAGTCAAAAGAAGCCGATATTAACTCACTTCGTGTTAAAATCGAACAAAAAATAAAAGTTATACATCTTATCCGTACCGATGATGCTTATAGATAA
- a CDS encoding DNA-directed RNA polymerase subunit omega, whose amino-acid sequence MKVEELTAKILDNNPRMDRYQLAIAVSKRTDQLLNGAISKLNVSKNVKVADLALMEIAEGLITIKGFVDIKK is encoded by the coding sequence ATGAAAGTAGAAGAATTAACAGCGAAAATTTTAGATAACAATCCAAGAATGGATCGTTACCAGTTAGCCATAGCCGTGTCAAAAAGAACGGATCAGCTTTTAAACGGTGCAATAAGCAAGTTAAATGTTTCAAAAAATGTTAAAGTGGCTGATTTGGCTTTAATGGAAATTGCAGAGGGCCTTATAACAATAAAAGGCTTTGTTGACATAAAAAAATAG
- the pyrH gene encoding UMP kinase, producing the protein MANKRVLVKFSGEALAGEAGHGIDTQILNYISQEIKSLVNAGIEVGIVIGGGNIIRGVTAAKDGIIKRTSGDYMGMLATVINGVAMQEACEHAGLQVRMQTAIKMEQIAEPYINRRAVRHLEKGRVVIFAAGTGNPFFTTDTAATLRAVEIGAEVIIKATKVDGVYDKDPNKYSDAVKLPELTYEQALSDDIKVMDDTSIALAKDNSLPILVCDMFKKGNLLDIIKNGNMQNCSIVK; encoded by the coding sequence ATGGCTAACAAACGGGTTTTGGTAAAGTTTTCAGGTGAAGCTCTTGCAGGCGAAGCAGGTCATGGAATCGACACGCAGATTTTGAACTACATATCTCAAGAGATTAAGTCATTGGTAAATGCCGGTATCGAAGTTGGAATCGTTATCGGCGGCGGTAACATTATTCGCGGTGTTACGGCAGCAAAAGACGGAATTATTAAAAGAACTTCTGGTGATTATATGGGAATGTTGGCAACCGTAATCAACGGAGTGGCTATGCAAGAGGCTTGTGAACATGCGGGTCTCCAAGTTCGTATGCAAACGGCTATCAAAATGGAACAAATTGCCGAACCGTATATAAATCGTCGTGCAGTCCGTCATTTAGAAAAAGGCCGCGTCGTGATTTTTGCGGCAGGAACGGGAAATCCGTTTTTTACAACGGATACCGCTGCTACGCTAAGAGCGGTTGAAATCGGTGCCGAAGTTATCATAAAAGCTACTAAAGTTGACGGCGTTTACGATAAAGACCCAAATAAATACAGCGATGCCGTAAAACTACCGGAATTGACATACGAACAAGCATTAAGCGATGATATTAAAGTAATGGACGATACATCTATTGCACTTGCAAAAGATAATTCACTCCCTATTTTGGTATGTGATATGTTTAAAAAAGGCAATCTTTTGGATATCATAAAAAACGGCAATATGCAAAACTGCTCAATAGTTAAATAA
- the modA gene encoding molybdate ABC transporter substrate-binding protein, protein MKKIFLSLILLATCMFADKITIFAASDLKFALDEIKTEFLKQNTKDEIEMIYGSSGKGMHQIENGAPYSLFFSANMEFVEKMFKHGDVTTKPKPYALGRVVIWSKHKNFDATKGFDNLKAPWVQKIAIANPTHAPYGEKAKQAMESMGIYESLKSKFIFGENISQTAGFVASEAADIGIIALSLALAPTIANTEHNKYYLIENKLHKPLEQGYGITKHGSNSSLTKKFYDFMETKTANDVMKKYGFVID, encoded by the coding sequence ATGAAAAAAATATTTTTAAGTTTAATTTTACTTGCAACTTGTATGTTTGCAGATAAAATTACTATTTTTGCGGCAAGTGATTTAAAGTTTGCCCTTGATGAAATAAAGACGGAATTTTTAAAGCAAAACACAAAAGATGAAATAGAGATGATTTACGGCTCATCGGGAAAGGGGATGCACCAAATTGAAAATGGAGCGCCGTATAGTCTTTTTTTTAGTGCAAATATGGAATTCGTGGAAAAGATGTTTAAACACGGAGATGTAACCACCAAACCAAAACCGTATGCTTTGGGTCGAGTGGTAATTTGGAGTAAACATAAGAATTTTGATGCAACCAAAGGGTTTGATAATCTCAAAGCCCCTTGGGTACAAAAAATCGCTATTGCGAATCCAACTCATGCGCCGTATGGCGAAAAAGCAAAACAGGCAATGGAAAGTATGGGCATATATGAAAGTTTAAAATCAAAATTTATTTTTGGAGAAAATATCTCTCAAACAGCCGGATTTGTAGCAAGTGAAGCTGCCGATATCGGAATTATCGCACTCTCTTTGGCTCTTGCTCCGACTATTGCAAATACCGAACATAACAAGTATTATCTTATAGAAAATAAACTTCATAAACCGCTGGAACAAGGGTATGGGATAACAAAGCACGGTTCAAACTCATCTTTGACTAAGAAGTTTTATGATTTTATGGAGACAAAAACAGCTAATGATGTTATGAAAAAATATGGTTTTGTTATAGATTAA
- the modB gene encoding molybdate ABC transporter permease subunit translates to MDESFLQTMKLTFELAAITTFILLFIGIPLGYFLSQTKSKLKPAIEAFVSMPLVLPPSVLGFYLLLAFSPKNAFGEFFQENFDIRLVFSFEGLVIASVLFSLPFMVHPIQSGFSSLPKSLKEASYTLGKSRFETLWYVLLPNIKPSLLTASVITFAHTVGEFGVVLMIGGNIAGETKVASIAIYDEVESLNYTVANQYAFTLFIITFSILLFVYMLNKQMVRSEFK, encoded by the coding sequence ATGGACGAATCTTTTTTGCAGACAATGAAGCTGACATTTGAGTTGGCTGCTATTACTACTTTTATTTTGCTTTTTATCGGAATTCCTTTGGGGTACTTTTTATCGCAAACGAAATCAAAACTAAAGCCTGCTATAGAGGCTTTTGTCTCTATGCCTTTAGTGCTTCCGCCATCTGTTTTGGGATTTTACCTGCTTCTTGCGTTTAGTCCGAAAAACGCTTTTGGAGAGTTTTTTCAAGAAAATTTTGATATAAGACTTGTTTTTAGTTTTGAAGGGCTTGTCATCGCTTCGGTACTCTTTAGTTTGCCGTTTATGGTACATCCGATTCAAAGCGGATTTTCTTCTCTTCCAAAATCACTGAAAGAGGCTTCATACACACTTGGAAAGAGCCGATTTGAGACTCTTTGGTATGTGCTTCTGCCAAATATAAAACCATCGCTTTTGACTGCTTCCGTAATCACTTTTGCCCATACGGTAGGAGAGTTTGGAGTGGTGCTCATGATAGGCGGAAACATAGCAGGGGAGACAAAAGTAGCAAGCATCGCCATTTACGATGAAGTCGAGTCGCTTAACTACACGGTTGCAAACCAGTACGCTTTTACGCTTTTTATCATCACTTTTTCTATCTTGCTTTTTGTCTATATGCTAAATAAACAGATGGTTAGAAGCGAGTTTAAATAG
- a CDS encoding ATP-binding protein — MISNPFYYGGAVKKEHFCNRVSEIKELKSDINAGLNTLIYAPRRFGKTSFVLKALDELKEQNIKYVFLDLMYLSTIDEFINKYFNVLAKSLEEPTDKVVNFFKSILKIRPNINVNFDAAGTPSFSLALNSEDKTKALEDVLNIPLSFAESGQKIVVVFDEFQEISNLELEAKLRSIIQYHSDKVAYIFMGSKKSMLHAMFLDKNRPFYKSVKHFKIKEIKEESWSEFIISKFAKTHKEIEQRYISKIVEFTKGFPYYTQQFAYELWNSTQNQVDDVIFEKTLKMILEREEDLFAVEWDNITQNQKKALKIIIGKNGKNLYDEQYLAKYQIKTGSFQTALKGLIQKDIIDKTADGYYFQDPLFEFWVSGNR; from the coding sequence ATGATATCAAACCCTTTTTATTACGGCGGAGCTGTTAAAAAAGAGCATTTCTGTAATAGAGTAAGCGAAATAAAAGAGCTTAAAAGTGATATCAATGCAGGACTTAACACTCTTATCTACGCTCCGCGAAGATTTGGTAAGACTTCATTTGTGCTTAAAGCATTAGATGAGCTTAAAGAGCAAAATATTAAATATGTTTTTTTAGACCTTATGTATCTCTCAACCATTGATGAATTTATTAATAAATATTTCAATGTTTTAGCAAAAAGCTTAGAAGAACCAACCGATAAAGTAGTAAATTTCTTCAAATCTATTTTAAAAATACGACCAAATATAAATGTAAATTTTGATGCCGCCGGTACTCCTAGTTTTTCATTAGCCTTAAATAGTGAAGATAAAACAAAAGCGCTTGAAGATGTACTAAATATTCCGCTATCGTTTGCAGAAAGCGGGCAAAAAATAGTAGTAGTATTTGACGAGTTTCAAGAGATATCAAATCTTGAGCTTGAAGCAAAACTAAGAAGTATTATCCAGTATCATAGCGATAAAGTTGCTTACATTTTTATGGGAAGTAAAAAAAGTATGTTGCACGCTATGTTTTTAGATAAAAATAGACCGTTTTACAAATCGGTAAAACATTTTAAAATCAAAGAGATTAAAGAGGAGTCTTGGAGTGAATTTATAATCTCAAAGTTTGCAAAAACGCATAAAGAGATTGAACAAAGATATATCTCTAAAATAGTAGAATTTACAAAAGGTTTTCCATACTACACACAACAATTTGCTTACGAACTTTGGAATAGCACACAAAATCAGGTTGATGATGTGATTTTTGAAAAAACTCTAAAGATGATACTAGAGAGAGAAGAGGATCTTTTTGCAGTAGAGTGGGATAACATCACACAAAATCAAAAAAAAGCGCTTAAAATAATTATTGGGAAAAATGGTAAAAATCTCTATGATGAGCAGTATTTGGCAAAATATCAAATAAAAACCGGCTCTTTTCAAACAGCATTAAAAGGCTTAATTCAAAAAGATATCATTGATAAAACAGCGGACGGATACTATTTTCAAGACCCGCTTTTTGAGTTTTGGGTAAGCGGGAATAGATGA
- a CDS encoding ATP-binding cassette domain-containing protein yields MIKINIKKKLNTADGEILLQVNKEIQNGDFLALFGKSGSGKTTLLRIIAGLEVPDSGKIIVDNEVWFDSEKGINLPPQKRNVGFVFQDYALFPNMSVRKNLEFALKNRNESKKVDEILEIMEITNLSSMMPHNLSGGQKQRVAVARALMNEPKMLLLDEPLSALDHIMRAKLQDELLAVHKRFNITSILVSHDIGEVFKLSNRVWKILLGEITNDGTPTQVFANQNLSSKFKITAEVLSIKKSDILYVVELLSHNEIIKVTATERDIKNIREGEKVLVSSKAFNPIFTKI; encoded by the coding sequence ATGATAAAGATAAACATCAAAAAAAAGCTCAACACAGCAGACGGAGAGATACTTTTACAAGTAAACAAAGAGATACAAAACGGCGATTTTTTAGCACTTTTCGGCAAGAGCGGGAGCGGTAAGACTACGCTTTTACGGATAATCGCGGGGCTTGAAGTGCCGGATAGCGGAAAGATAATTGTAGATAATGAAGTTTGGTTTGACAGCGAAAAAGGGATAAATCTGCCGCCGCAGAAGCGAAATGTCGGGTTTGTATTTCAAGATTATGCGCTTTTTCCAAATATGAGCGTGCGGAAAAACTTAGAATTCGCTCTAAAAAATAGAAATGAGAGCAAAAAAGTAGATGAGATTTTAGAGATTATGGAGATAACGAACCTCTCTTCTATGATGCCTCATAACTTAAGCGGCGGGCAAAAACAGAGAGTCGCGGTTGCAAGAGCTTTGATGAACGAACCTAAAATGCTTCTTCTTGACGAGCCGCTCTCGGCGCTTGACCACATTATGAGAGCAAAACTTCAAGATGAGCTTTTGGCAGTTCATAAAAGATTTAATATCACATCCATTTTGGTAAGTCACGATATAGGCGAAGTGTTTAAGCTCTCAAATCGGGTATGGAAAATTTTGCTTGGAGAGATTACGAATGACGGCACTCCGACGCAAGTCTTTGCAAACCAAAACCTAAGTTCAAAATTTAAGATTACTGCAGAAGTACTCTCTATCAAAAAAAGCGATATTTTATATGTCGTAGAACTTTTATCTCATAACGAAATCATCAAAGTAACGGCGACGGAAAGAGATATTAAAAATATCCGCGAGGGAGAGAAGGTGCTTGTTTCATCAAAAGCGTTCAATCCCATCTTTACAAAGATATAA